In Kryptolebias marmoratus isolate JLee-2015 linkage group LG22, ASM164957v2, whole genome shotgun sequence, a single window of DNA contains:
- the vsir gene encoding V-type immunoglobulin domain-containing suppressor of T-cell activation: MAADAHAARRGGASLRVSPPFTLSQNSERTSWGETSERWFQSRAREREQKFEKPRRSPSQFKVQSAMERRSVMFWMVSVLFAAAGVKAETSHLHSSQGISAPHLYYFCPEGVVAKLVCAQSNAVSADLKHLWLFTPHSDQHCKKGMRPRNMSHNSHHTPAGMNFGHTAKNMWVTLSNVTHADQGRYCCLLLDTSKQHNHESPLTFHSHVILQVTPARTGVKNCTVWDPTPTGGSVPVALALAACILALLSLPVILVLVYKQRLSARSSRRAQELVRMDSEAQGHENPVFVGGSPQVKTRTVSQIMTRQSSETGHHLLSDPGTPISPAQGDVFFPSEDTIPESPDLLQI; the protein is encoded by the exons ATGGCTGCCGACGCGCACGCGGCGCGGAGGGGCGGAGCGTCTTTACGCGTCAGTCCTCCCTTTACGCTCAGCCAGAACTCGGAGCGCACAAGTTGGGGAGAAACCAGCGAGAGGTGGTTTCAGTCGCGTGCTCGTGAACGAGAGCAGAAGTTCGAGAAGCCGAGAAGAAGTCCGTCCCAGTTTAAGGTACAGTCAGCCATGGAGCGGAGGTCCGTCATGTTCTGGATGGTGTCGGTTCTGTTCGCCGCAGCTGGAG tGAAAGCCGAGACGTCCCACCTTCACTCCAGTCAGGGTATTTCTGCCCCCCACCTGTACTACTTCTGTCCGGAGGGTGTGGTGGCGAAACTGGTGTGCGCCCAGTCAAACGCCGTCAGCGCTGATCTGAAGCACCTGTGGCTTTTCACGCCTCACAGTGACCAGCACTGTAAAAAAGGGATGAGGCCACGCAACATGTCACACAACTCACACCACACCCCAGCAGGGATGAACTTCGGACACACGGCCAAGAACATGTGGGTGACTCTGTCCAACGTCACGCACGCTGACCAGGGCCGCTACTGCTGCCTGCTCCTGGACACGAGCAAGCAGCACAACCACGAGTCGCCTCTGACGTTCCACAGCCACGTTATCCTTCAAGTGACGCCAG CAAGAACCGGAGTTAAGAATTGCACCGTCTGGGATCCCACACCAACTGGAG GCTCGGTGCCCGTGGCCTTGGCTTTAGCAGCCTGCATCCTGGCTCTGCTCTCTCTGCCGGTGATTCTGGTGCTGGTCTACAAACAGCGACTGAGCGCCCGGTCGAGCAGGC GTGCACAAGAGCTCGTCAGGATGGACAG cgAGGCTCAGGGCCACGAGAACCCCGTGTTTGTCGGGGGGTCGCCACAAGTAAAGACCCGCACTGTGTCTCAGATCATGACCAGGCAGTCCTCTGAAACTGGACACCACTTGCTGTCTGACCCGGGAACGCCCATTTCTCCTGCTCAGGGAGACGTCTTCTTCCCGTCTGAAG
- the eif3s6ip gene encoding eukaryotic translation initiation factor 3 subunit L, whose amino-acid sequence MSYHEEEETTYDPYSYTNDCDLHTGDPKADLAYERQYEQQTYHVIPEVIKNFLQYFHKTVSDLIDQKVYELQSNRVSSESIEQKIYEIQDVYENSWNKLTERFFKTSPWPEAEGIASLVGNDAVFLILYKELYYRHIYAKVSGGPTLEQRFESYYNYCNLFNYILNADGPAPLELPNQWLWDIIDEFIYQFQSFSQYRCKTAKKSEEEIEFLRNNPKIWNVHSVLNVLHSLVDKSNINRQLEIYTSGGDPESVAGEYGRHSLYKMLGYFSLVGLLRLHSLLGDYYQAIKVLENIELNKKSMYSRVPECQITTYYYVGFAYLMMRRYQDAIRVFANILLYIQRTRNMFQRSTYKYEMINKQNEQMHGLLAIALTMYPMRIDESIHTQLREKYGDKMLRMQKGDLQVFEEQFSFACPKFLSPVVPNYDNVHPNYHKEPFQQQLKVFAEEVQQQAQLSTIRSFLKLYTTMPVAKLAGFLDMTEQEFRIQLLVFKHKMKNLVWTSGISALDGEFQSASEVDFYIDKDMIHIADTKVARRYGDFFIRQIHKFEELNRTLKKMPATGTTATSGSATTR is encoded by the exons ATGTCGTACCACGAAGAGGAGGAAACTACt TATGATCCTTACTCCTACACAAATGACTGTGATCTGCACACCG GTGACCCTAAAGCAGACCTGGCCTATGAGAGGCAGTATGAGCAGCAGACTTATCACGTGATCCCAGAGGTGATCAAGAACTTCCTGCAGTATTTCCACAAAACCGTGTCGGACTTGATTGACCAGAAGGTTTACGAGCTGCAGTCCAACCGTGTGTCGAGCGAGAGCATCGAGCAGAAGATCTACGAGATCCAGGACGTTTATGAAAACAG CTGGAACAAGTTAACTGAGCGTTTCTTCAAGACCTCCCCCTGGCCCGAGGCTGAAGGCATCGCGTCGCTTGTTGGCAACG atgctgtGTTTCTTATCCTCTATAAGGAACTTTATTACAGACACATCTACGCCAAAGTCAGT ggAGGACCAACTTTGGAGCAGAGATTCGAGTCGTACTACAATTACTGCAACCTCTTCAATTACATCCTCA ACGCTGATGGCCCCGCCCCGTTGGAACTGCCGAACCAGTGGCTCTGGGATATTATCGATGAGTTCATCTACCAG TTCCAGTCCTTTAGTCAGTACCGCTGCAAGACGGCCAAAAAGTCCGAGGAGGAAATCGAGTTCCTGAGGAACAACCCAAAGATCTGGAACGTCCACAGTGTCCTCAACGTCCTCCACTCCCTGGTGGACAAGAGCAACATCAACCGTCAGCTTGAGATCTACACCAGCGGAG GAGACCCAGAAAGTGTAGCTGGAGAATATGGCCGTCACTCCTTGTACAAGATGTTGGGTTATTTCAGCTTGGTTGGACTCCTGAGGCTTCACTCTCTGCTCGGTGATTATTACCAGGCCATCAAGGTCCTGGAGAACATTGAGCTCAACAAGAAG AGTATGTATTCACGAGTTCCCGAGTGTCAGATCACCACCTACTACTACGTGGGTTTCGCGTATCTAATGATGCGACGCTACCAGGACGCCATTCGAGTTTTCGCCAACATCCTCCTCTACATCCAGAGGACGAGAAACATGTTCCAGAGGTCGACGTATAAATATGAGATG ATCAATAAACAAAACGAACAGATGCACGGCCTTCTGGCCATCGCACTCACCATGTACCCGATGCGCATCGATGAGAGCATCCACACCCAGCTGAGGGAGAAGTACGGAGACAAGATGCTCCGGATGCAGAAAGG AGATCTGCAGGTGTTCGAGGAGCAGTTCAGCTTCGCCTGCCCCAAGTTCTTGTCCCCCGTGGTTCCAAACTACGACAACGTCCACCCGAACTACCACAAGGAGCCgttccagcagcagctgaaggtctTTGCTGAGGAGGTGCAGCAGCAGGCTCAGCTCTCCACCATCCGCAG CTTCCTGAAGCTGTACACCACCATGCCCGTAGCCAAACTGGCGGGGTTCCTGGACATGACGGAGCAGGAGTTCCGCATTCAGCTGCTCGTCTTCAAGCACAAGATGAAGAACCTGGTGTGGACCAGCGGCATCTCGGCGCTGGACGGAGAGTTCCAGTCTGCTTCTGAGGTGGACTTTTACATCGACAAG GACATGATCCACATCGCCGACACTAAAGTCGCTCGTCGTTACGGAGACTTTTTCATCAGACAGATCCACAAGTTTGAGGAG CTGAACAGGACTCTAAAGAAAATGCCCGCCACCGGGACGACGGCGACGTCAGGGAGCGCCACGACCCGATAA
- the cdh23 gene encoding cadherin-23 isoform X5, protein MDTTGVVQVNRPLDRERIAEYVLTVTVKDNPENPRNARRDSDFLVVTILDENDNRPIFTKTSYRAEIMENSAAGSTVTVLNGPILAEDKDIGPNAVVKYRLLGARVDLFTVDPDTGVILVRQGAKLDREAFQEPRVELIIVGEDIGGLNNSVPLTVTILDQNDNDPVFNPSSFSVRLPENSPNGVVVTQLSATDADSGSNGWLMYRLESGAQDRFLVDPLSGAVLVGNATLDREERASYRLVVMATDRGTPPRSGTATLTIILDDVNDSRPRFLEPVTMINVNESTSVGTVVATLTAEDPDLHPRLEYYIISVEAKDDGNNPVDGLQDSFGIDLHTGAVFVHMLLNREKVATFEIIVSVHDNASDIIDKSVSIPNARLTINVLDVNDNAPRFRPFGVTNFTEQILEGAQPGTTLLSVSAVDPDKGPNGQVTYYLLHLPRGDYVRLEDPSIGKIVANQTVDFELIQWLNFTIRAQDHGSPPRSAELPVYLRIVDVNDNNPVFLQPSYQEPVFENVNLGTTILQVRATDADSGLFAVIEYSLVDGEGKFDIRPTTGEIYILSPLDRETKDHYTLTAVARDNPGGSPNNRRENSVQVLVTVLDVNDYRPRFTSKVFNTSVFENEPSGTSVITITAVDLDEGQNAALFYSMLGSNLDAFNLDPITGLVRSRRLLQSSERFNFTVVATDQGRPPLWGTADLIITVIDVNDNRPVFVRPANGTIIHITEEQPPGLPVYEVHATDADAGVNGEVRYAFLQTGAGNRDWENFHIDAMSGVITTTVKLDREKQALYSLIIVARDLGQPVPYETTQPLQVALLDVDDNEPVFLKPPRGSLTYQKLTVLEQSPPGTVVGNVTRAVDADEGSNAIVYYFIAGGNNDGNFALSLEGELRVLKELDREEVPVYSIIIKASSNRSWTPPRGQRSLQARALDPTLDPSLLEVRIELEDINDQTPRFTKAEYTAGVAANAKVGSELIKVLAIDNDVGNNSVVQYHVVTIRYFQTQSNGSEDVGNIFIIGLSDGIIRTYDLFTSYNPGYFQLEILACDLAGHSATSNVNIYILRDDQRVKIVFNEIPDWVRENQDDFISLLSNITGAIVNLDDIQFHVDKKGRVSYAQTDMLIHVVNNQTNTILDVERVIQMIDENKEQLRNLFRTYNVVDVQPAVGDKLPDDISTLQLVIIILAVLLCLAGILFVTMNWHYRRVHQRKLKAIVAGSTGNQGLMDILDMPNTNKYSFEGANPVWLDPFCRNLELAAQADHEDDLPENLSEITDLWNSPARTHGTFGREPQARPEDDRYLRAAIQEYDNIAKLGQIMREGPIKGSLLKVVLDDYLRLKKLFAARLVTVSTSQGDKSSVTELIQSDLDDDEDERLSVGGGRGTLRFKHKLPVELKGPEGVHVVHGSTGTLLTSDLSSLPEEDQRALARSLEALDADGVLYSERNARTESAKSTPMHRHKDSDTLSESPLEITEL, encoded by the exons ATGGACACG ACAGGTGTGGTGCAGGTGAACAGACCTCTGGACAGAGAGCGAATAGCTGAGTATGTTCTCACCGTCACCGTTAAGGACAACCCGGAGAACCCCCGCAACGCCCGCAGG GACTCGGACTTCTTGGTCGTCACCATCCTGGACGAGAACGACAACAGGCCGATATTCACAAAGACCAGCTACAGAGCTGAAATCATGGAGAACTCTGCAGCAG GCAGCACTGTAACCGTCCTGAATGGGCCGATTCTGGCTGAGGATAAGGACATCGGGCCTAATGCGGTGGTGAAGTACCGGCTGCTGGGAGCAAGAGTGGACCTCTTCACCGTTGACCCTGACACCG GTGTCATCCTGGTGCGTCAGGGAGCAAAGCTGGATCGGGAAGCGTTTCAGGAGCCTCGAGTGGAGCTGATTATAGTTGGGGAGGACATCGGAGGTTTGAACAACAGCGTGCCCCTCACTGTTACGATTCTGGACCAGAACGACAACGACCCCGTCTTCAACCCGTCCAGTTTCAGCGTCCGTCTTCCAGAGAACAGCCCCAACG GTGTGGTGGTGACTCAGCTGTCCGCCACCGACGCCGACTCCGGCTCTAACGGCTGGCTCATGTATCGATTAGAAAGCGGCGCTCAGGACCGCTTCTTGGTGGACCCGCTCTCCGGGGCCGTCTTGGTGGGCAATGCCACGCTGGACAGGGAGGAGCGCGCCTCCTACCGCCTCGTCGTGATGGCAACCGATCGTGGCACGCCGCCGAGGTCGGGCACAGCCACCCTGACGATCATCCTGGACGACGTCAATGACTCAAGGCCACGTTTTCTGGAGCCTGTAACCATGATTAATGTGAATGAGTCAACGTCCGTTGGTACGGTGGTAGCCACACTTACTGCTGAAGACCCCGATCTTCATCCACGGCTTGAGTATTACATCATCTCAGTGGAGGCAAAGGATGATGGGAACAACCCAGTCGATGGCCTGCAGGACTCCTTTGGTATTGATTTACACACAG GAGCCGTATTTGTGCACATGCTGCTCAACAGAGAGAAGGTAGCTACGTTTGAGATCATCGTGTCTGTCCATGACAATGCAAGTGACATTATTGACAAATCCGTCAGTATTCCCAATG CGAGGCTAACCATCAACGTGTTGGACGTCAACGACAACGCGCCTCGCTTTCGACCGTTCGGAGTGACCAACTTCACGGAGCAGATTTTGGAAGGGGCTCAGCCCGGCACGACGCTGCTGTCTGTGTCGGCTGTCGACCCGGATAAAGGTCCCAACGGTCAGGTGACCTACTACCTGCTCCACTTACCGAGAGGCGACTACGTCAGACTGGAGGACCCTTCCATCG GGAAGATAGTGGCCAACCAGACGGTGGATTTCGAGCTGATACAGTGGCTGAACTTCACCATTCGGGCTCAGGACCACGGCAGCCCTCCCAGAAGTGCCGAGCTGCCGGTTTATCTGCGCATTGTGGACGTCAACGACAACAACCCCGTCTTCCTGCAGCCCTCCTATCAG GAGCCTGTGTTTGAGAACGTGAACTTGGGCACCACGATACTTCAGGTCAGAGCCACAGATGCTGATTCTGGACTCTTTGCTGTGATCGAGTACAGCCTCGTGGACGGAGAGGGCAAGTTTGACATCAGACCAACCACT GGAGAGATCTACATCCTGTCCCCTCTGGACAGAGAGACAAAGGACCACTACACTTTAACCGCTGTTGCCCGGGACAACCCCGGGGGGAGCCCGAACAACCGGAGGGAGAACTCAGTTCAG GTTCTGGTGACGGTTCTGGACGTCAACGATTATCGGCCTCGCTTCACATCCAAAGTGTTCAACACCAGCGTGTTTGAGAACGAGCCCAGTGGAACGTCGGTGATAACCATCACAGCCGTTGACCTGGATGAAGGACAGAACGCTGCACTCTTCTACAGCATGCTCGGGTCAAACTTAG ATGCATTCAACCTGGATCCGATCACCGGATTGGTGCGTTCCCGCCGCCTGCTTCAGTCTTCAGAGCGCTTCAACTTCACGGTGGTGGCGACAGATCAGGGCCGCCCTCCTCTGTGGGGCACCGCAGACCTGATCATCACAGTCATAGACGTTAATGACAACAGGCCCGTGTTCGTCCGGCCTGCCAACGGAACCATTATTCATATCACTGAG GAGCAGCCGCCGGGTCTGCCAGTGTATGAGGTGCATGCAACCGACGCTGACGCCGGGGTGAACGGAGAGGTCCGCTACGCCTTCCTGCAGACAGGAGCGGGGAACAGAGACTGGGAGAACTTCCACATCGATGCCATGTCGGGGGTCATCACCACAACTGTGAAACTGGACCGAGAAAAACAGGCCCTGTACAGC CTCATCATTGTGGCCCGCGACCTGGGTCAGCCGGTGCCGTACGAGACCACGCAGCCTCTGCAGGTGGCGCTGCTGGACGTCGACGACAATGAACCGGTCTTCCTCAAACCACCG CGCGGCAGCTTGACGTACCAGAAGCTGACGGTGCTCGAACAGTCTCCTCCAGGAACCGTGGTCGGCAACGTGACCAGAGCTGTGGACGCTGACGAGGGCTCCAACGCCATCGTCTACTATTTCATTGCAG GAGGAAACAACGATGGAAACTTTGCTCTGAGTCTGGAAGGAGAACTGAGGgtgctgaaggagctggaccGGGAGGAAGTACCCGTCTACTCCATCATCATCAAGGCTTCCAGCAACAGGAGCTGGACTCctcccagaggtcagaggtcattgCAGGCCCGAGCCTTGGACCCCACTCTTGACCCGAGCCTGCTGGAAGTCCGGATCGAACTGGAAGACATCAACGACCAGACTCCACGCTTCACGAAGGCTGAATACACGGCAG GAGTTGCAGCAAATGCCAAAGTGGGCTCAGAGCTCATCAAGGTGTTGGCGATAGACAATGACGTCGGTAACAACAGCGTGGTCCAGTACCATGTAGTTACAATCCGCTACTTCCAGACCCAAAGCAACGGCAGCGAGGACGTAGGCAACATCTTCATCATTG GTCTGTCAGATGGAATCATCCGCACCTATGACCTCTTCACCTCCTACAATCCAGGCTACTTCCAGCTGGAGATTTTAGCCTGCGACCTCGCCGGGCACAGCGCCACCTCCAACGTGAACATCTACATCCTCCGAGACGACCAGAGGGTCAAGATCGTCTTCAACGAGATTCCTGACTGGGTCCGTGAGAACCAGGATGACTTCATCAGCCTCCTGTCCAACATCACCGGAGCCATCGTAAACCTGGATGACATACAG TTCCACGTGGACAAAAAGGGCAGAGTGAGCTACGCTCAGACCGACATGCTCATCCACGTGGTCAACAATCAGACCAACACCATCCTCGACGTTGAAAG GGTAATCCAGATGATCGATGAGAACAAGGAGCAGCTGAGGAACCTGTTTAGAACATACAACGTGGTGGACGTTCAACCGGCTGTTGGCGACAAACTGCCTGATGACATCTCCACACTGCAG CTGGTCATCATCATCCTGGCTGTGCTGCTGTGCTTGGCAGGAATTCTGTTTGTAACGATGAACTGGCATTATCGCAGAGT acacCAAAGGAAGCTTAAAGCGATCGTTGCAGGATCAACAG GAAACCAGGGTCTAATGGATATCCTGGACATGCCCAACACTAACAAGTACTCCTTCGAGGG AGCTAATCCCGTTTGGCTCGACCCGTTCTGCCGGAACCTGGAGCTGGCTGCTCAGGCCGACCATGAGGACGACCTGCCGGAGAACCTGAGTGAGATCACGGACCTGTGGAACAGCCCTGCGCGCACTCAT GGCACCTTCGGTCGAGAGCCTCAGGCGAGGCCGGAGGATGATCGGTACCTGAGGGCGGCCATTCAGGAGTACGACAACATCGCTAAGCTGGGCCAGATCATGAGGGAGGGGCCTATCAAG GGTTCCCTGCTCAAGGTGGTTCTAGACGACTACCTGAGGCTGAAAAAGCTCTTTGCAGCGCGGCTTGTCACCGTTTCCACCAGCCAGGGAGATAAATCATCGGTCACTGAG CTCATCCAGAGCGACCTGGACGACGACGAGGACGAGCGTCTGAGCGTGGGCGGAGGCCGCGGCACTCTGCGCTTTAAGCACAAACTCCCCGTGGAGCTGAAAGGCCCCGAAGGCGTGCACGTGGTCCACGGCAGCACGGGCACcctcctgacctctgacctcagcagCCTGCCCGAGGAGGACCAGCGGGCCCTGGCGCGTTCTCTGGAGGCGCTCGACGCCGACGGGGTGCTGTACTCGGAGCGTAACGCCCGCACCGAGTCGGCCAAGTCCACCCCGATGCACCGCCACAAGGACAGCGACACGCTGTCGGAGAGCCCGCTGGAAATCACCGAGTTATGA